The following coding sequences lie in one Klebsiella huaxiensis genomic window:
- the garK gene encoding glycerate 2-kinase: MKIVIAPDSYKESLSATEVAQAIEKGFREIFPDALYVKVPLADGGEGTVEAMIAATQGTEMSACVTGPLGVPVDACWGLSGDGKTAFIEMAAASGLGLVPPAQRNPLLTTSRGTGELILQALESGAKNIIIGIGGSATNDGGAGMVQALGARLCDANGVEIGNGGGSLCNLNSIDISGLDARLRDCVIRVACDVTNPLIGDTGASRIFGPQKGATEAMIRTLDTNLDHYADIILADLHVDVKQVAGAGAAGGMGAALMAFLNAELRSGIEIVTQALNLEEHILDCSLVVTGEGRLDSQSINGKVPVGVASVAKKYHKPVIGIAGSLTRDVGVVHQYGIDAVFSVLTSVTTLEEAFRGAADNIYHASRNIAATLQVGMATEG, encoded by the coding sequence ATGAAAATCGTAATCGCCCCAGACTCTTATAAAGAAAGCCTCTCGGCCACTGAGGTGGCACAGGCTATAGAAAAAGGTTTTCGGGAAATTTTCCCCGATGCGCTCTACGTGAAGGTTCCTCTCGCCGATGGCGGAGAAGGTACCGTTGAGGCGATGATTGCCGCGACGCAGGGAACCGAGATGAGTGCTTGTGTGACGGGGCCGCTGGGTGTTCCGGTTGATGCCTGCTGGGGGCTTTCCGGCGATGGCAAAACCGCGTTTATCGAAATGGCGGCGGCCAGTGGACTAGGACTGGTACCTCCCGCCCAGCGCAATCCGTTATTAACCACGTCGCGCGGTACCGGCGAGCTGATTTTGCAGGCGCTGGAAAGCGGGGCGAAAAATATCATTATTGGTATCGGCGGCAGCGCTACCAATGATGGCGGCGCGGGGATGGTACAGGCGCTGGGCGCACGTCTTTGCGACGCGAATGGCGTGGAGATCGGCAACGGTGGCGGTAGCCTGTGTAACCTGAATTCGATTGATATCTCTGGTCTTGATGCGCGATTGCGCGATTGTGTTATCCGCGTGGCTTGCGACGTGACCAACCCGCTGATCGGCGATACTGGCGCTTCACGGATTTTTGGCCCGCAAAAAGGGGCCACCGAAGCCATGATCCGCACGCTGGATACCAATCTTGATCATTACGCCGATATTATTCTGGCCGACCTGCATGTTGATGTTAAGCAGGTTGCTGGCGCGGGAGCCGCAGGCGGCATGGGCGCAGCGTTGATGGCGTTTCTCAATGCTGAATTGCGCAGCGGAATCGAAATTGTGACCCAGGCGCTGAATCTGGAAGAGCATATCCTCGATTGCTCGCTGGTGGTAACCGGTGAAGGTCGGCTGGATAGTCAAAGCATTAACGGTAAAGTGCCGGTGGGCGTGGCCAGTGTGGCGAAAAAGTATCATAAGCCGGTGATCGGTATTGCCGGTAGCCTGACCCGCGACGTGGGCGTGGTTCATCAGTATGGTATTGATGCGGTGTTTAGCGTACTGACCAGCGTGACCACTCTGGAAGAGGCGTTTCGCGGCGCAGCAGACAATATTTATCATGCGTCGCGGAATATTGCGGCGACATTGCAGGTTGGGATGGCGACGGAAGGATGA
- the garR gene encoding 2-hydroxy-3-oxopropionate reductase, giving the protein MTMKVGFIGLGIMGKPMSKNLLKAGYSLVVADRNPDAIAEVIAAGAETATSAKAIAEQCDVIITMLPNSPHVKEVALGEGGIIEGAKPGTVLIDMSSIAPLASREISEALKAKGVDMLDAPVSGGEPKAIDGTLSVMVGGDKAIFDKYYDLLKAMAGSVVHTGDIGAGNVTKLANQVIVALNIAAMSEALTLATKAGVNPDLVYQAIRGGLAGSTVLDAKAPMVMDRNFKPGFRIDLHIKDLANALDTSHGVGAQLPLTAAVMEMMQALRADGLGTADHSAIACYYEKLAKVEVTR; this is encoded by the coding sequence ATGACAATGAAAGTTGGTTTTATTGGCCTTGGTATCATGGGTAAACCAATGAGTAAAAACCTCCTCAAGGCAGGTTACTCGTTGGTGGTTGCTGACCGTAACCCGGATGCGATTGCAGAAGTGATTGCCGCTGGCGCGGAAACCGCCACGTCGGCGAAAGCCATTGCTGAACAGTGTGACGTGATCATCACCATGCTGCCGAACTCTCCGCATGTGAAAGAGGTGGCGTTGGGCGAAGGCGGCATCATTGAAGGCGCGAAGCCGGGTACCGTTCTGATCGATATGAGCTCCATCGCGCCTCTGGCAAGCCGCGAAATCAGCGAAGCGCTGAAAGCGAAAGGCGTGGATATGCTGGATGCGCCGGTCAGCGGCGGCGAACCGAAGGCCATCGACGGCACCCTGTCGGTGATGGTTGGCGGCGATAAAGCGATTTTCGACAAATATTACGACCTGCTGAAAGCGATGGCCGGTTCCGTAGTACATACCGGTGATATCGGCGCAGGTAACGTAACCAAACTGGCTAACCAGGTCATTGTGGCACTGAACATTGCCGCGATGTCTGAAGCGCTGACTTTGGCGACCAAAGCGGGCGTGAACCCGGATCTGGTGTATCAGGCAATCCGCGGTGGACTGGCCGGTAGCACCGTGCTGGATGCGAAAGCGCCAATGGTGATGGACCGTAACTTCAAGCCGGGCTTCCGTATCGATCTGCATATCAAAGATCTGGCGAACGCGCTGGATACCTCTCACGGCGTTGGAGCACAACTGCCGCTGACCGCTGCGGTTATGGAGATGATGCAGGCGCTGCGTGCCGACGGTCTGGGTACCGCCGACCATAGCGCTATCGCATGCTACTACGAAAAACTGGCGAAAGTGGAAGTCACTCGCTAA
- the garD gene encoding galactarate dehydratase translates to MAEIEIRQESPTAFYIKVHETDNVAIIVNDRGLTAGTRFPDGLTLVEHIPQGHKVALVDIPAHGEIIRYGEVIGYAVRDIAQGSWIDESLVELPEAPPLNTLPLATKVPEPLPPLEGYTFEGYRNADGSVGSKNLLGISTSVHCVAGVVDYVVKIIERDLLPKYPNVDGVVGLNHLYGCGVAINAPAAVVPIRTIHNLALNPNFGGEVMVIGLGCEKLQPERLLEGTDDVKSIPVDSASIVSLQDEKHVGFKSMVDDILQVAERHLEKLNQRQRETCPASELVVGMQCGGSDAFSGVTANPAVGYASDLLVRCGATVMFSEVTEVRDAIHLLTPRAINEEVGKRLLEEMAWYDNYLDMGKTDRSANPSPGNKKGGLANVVEKALGSIAKSGKSAIAEVLSPGQRPTKRGLIYAATPASDFVCGTQQVASGITVQVFTTGRGTPYGLVAVPVIKMATRTELANRWFDLMDINAGTIATGEETIEDVGLKLFEFILDVASGRKKTFSDQWGLHNQLAVFNPAPVT, encoded by the coding sequence ATGGCTGAAATTGAAATTAGACAAGAATCGCCGACGGCGTTTTATATAAAAGTACACGAAACGGATAATGTAGCGATTATTGTTAACGATCGAGGTTTAACGGCCGGAACGCGTTTCCCTGATGGACTCACGCTCGTTGAACATATCCCGCAAGGCCATAAGGTCGCGTTGGTCGATATTCCCGCACACGGTGAAATCATCCGCTATGGCGAAGTGATTGGCTACGCGGTTCGTGATATCGCGCAGGGTAGCTGGATTGATGAATCGCTGGTCGAACTGCCGGAAGCGCCACCGCTCAACACCCTGCCACTGGCGACCAAAGTTCCCGAGCCACTGCCGCCGCTGGAAGGCTACACCTTCGAAGGGTATCGCAACGCGGACGGTAGCGTGGGGAGCAAAAACCTGCTCGGCATTAGCACCAGCGTGCACTGCGTGGCGGGCGTTGTAGATTACGTGGTTAAAATTATCGAACGCGATCTGCTGCCGAAATATCCCAACGTTGATGGCGTAGTCGGCCTGAACCACCTTTACGGCTGCGGCGTGGCGATTAACGCCCCGGCGGCGGTCGTGCCTATCCGTACCATTCACAACCTTGCGCTTAACCCGAATTTCGGCGGCGAAGTGATGGTAATTGGCCTCGGCTGTGAAAAACTTCAGCCGGAGCGTCTGCTGGAAGGTACCGACGATGTTAAAAGCATCCCGGTGGATAGCGCCAGTATCGTTAGCCTGCAAGACGAAAAACACGTCGGTTTTAAATCGATGGTCGACGATATTCTGCAAGTTGCCGAGCGTCATCTGGAGAAACTGAACCAGCGCCAGCGTGAAACCTGCCCGGCCTCCGAGCTGGTGGTCGGTATGCAGTGCGGCGGCAGCGATGCGTTTTCTGGCGTGACCGCCAACCCGGCTGTGGGCTATGCGTCCGACCTGCTGGTGCGCTGCGGCGCAACCGTGATGTTCTCCGAAGTGACCGAAGTGCGCGATGCAATCCACCTGCTGACGCCACGCGCCATCAACGAAGAAGTGGGTAAACGCCTGCTGGAAGAGATGGCCTGGTACGATAACTATCTCGATATGGGCAAAACCGACCGCAGCGCCAACCCTTCCCCAGGCAACAAGAAAGGCGGCCTGGCAAACGTGGTGGAAAAGGCGCTCGGTTCTATCGCGAAATCCGGTAAGAGCGCGATTGCCGAAGTGCTTTCTCCGGGACAGCGTCCAACCAAACGCGGCCTGATTTACGCCGCAACGCCAGCCAGTGATTTTGTCTGCGGTACCCAGCAGGTGGCCTCTGGGATCACGGTGCAGGTATTCACCACCGGTCGCGGTACGCCGTATGGCCTGGTCGCGGTGCCGGTCATTAAGATGGCGACGCGTACCGAGCTGGCGAATCGTTGGTTTGACTTAATGGATATCAACGCGGGAACCATCGCCACCGGTGAAGAGACTATCGAAGACGTGGGTCTGAAGCTGTTTGAATTTATTCTTGATGTCGCCAGCGGCCGCAAGAAAACCTTCTCGGATCAGTGGGGCTTACATAATCAGCTGGCGGTGTTTAACCCAGCGCCAGTGACGTGA
- the garL gene encoding 2-dehydro-3-deoxyglucarate aldolase, protein MNNDIFPNKFKAALAAHQVQIGCWSALASPISTEVLGLAGFDWLVLDGEHAPNDISTFIPQLMALKGSTSAPVVRVPTNEPVVIKRLLDIGFYNFLIPFVETEEEAVNAVASTRYPPEGIRGVSVSHRANMFGTVPDYFAQSNKNITILVQIESQQGVDNVDAIAATPGVDGIFVGPSDLAAALGHLGNASHPEVQKAIQHIFAVAKKHGKPSGILAPVEADARRYLEWGATFVAVGSDLGVFRSGTQKLADSFKK, encoded by the coding sequence ATGAATAACGATATCTTCCCGAACAAATTTAAGGCGGCCCTGGCGGCGCATCAAGTTCAGATCGGCTGCTGGTCCGCGCTCGCAAGCCCTATCAGCACTGAAGTTTTAGGTTTGGCTGGCTTTGACTGGTTGGTGCTGGACGGCGAACATGCGCCGAACGATATCTCAACCTTTATCCCACAGCTGATGGCGCTGAAAGGCAGCACTAGTGCGCCAGTTGTGCGCGTACCGACCAATGAGCCGGTAGTTATTAAGCGCCTGTTGGACATTGGTTTCTATAACTTCCTGATTCCGTTTGTAGAGACGGAAGAAGAAGCAGTCAATGCCGTTGCTTCTACGCGTTATCCGCCAGAAGGCATTCGCGGCGTCTCCGTATCACACCGCGCTAATATGTTTGGCACCGTGCCTGATTACTTCGCGCAGTCGAACAAAAACATCACCATCCTGGTGCAGATCGAAAGTCAGCAAGGCGTGGATAACGTCGATGCGATCGCCGCGACCCCGGGCGTCGACGGTATTTTTGTCGGCCCAAGCGATTTGGCCGCCGCGTTAGGCCATCTGGGCAATGCTTCCCACCCGGAAGTACAAAAAGCTATCCAGCACATCTTTGCCGTCGCGAAAAAGCACGGTAAGCCAAGCGGCATTCTGGCGCCGGTTGAAGCGGATGCGCGTCGTTATCTGGAATGGGGCGCAACCTTTGTCGCTGTCGGCAGCGACCTGGGCGTATTCCGTTCGGGCACGCAGAAATTAGCTGATTCCTTTAAGAAATAA
- a CDS encoding PTS fructose transporter subunit IIC — MKKIIAVTGCPTGIAHTFMAEEALKTAAKKLNVEIKVETNGASGVENAITSEDLKDIYGVIIAADKDVNAERFNGLPVIEVPVKEAIHHPADLINKVISGQATRRQGISSTQESTEKYEQESFGRQVYKHLMSGVSNMLPFVVAGGILIAISFLWGIYSADPNSPQYNVIAATLMKVGQQAFSIMVPIFTAYIAWSISGRPGMVAGFVGGLLANATGAGFLGGIIAGFAAGYFMLLIRNMLNGLPRQYEGLKSIFIMPLVGVLVIGVMMVLLGQPVAAINNAMMNWLSSLQEANPILLGIVVGAMCSFDFGGPVNKAAYVTGTLLLGQGNYFFMAGVSAACITPPLVIALATTFFPKGFSEEERAAGMVNYILGCTHITEGAIPFAAKDPLRVIPMMMIASSISAVLSYSLQIQVPAPHGGFLILPLVSKPLMWVLCILAGSACGAVMLGCWRLWQKRTQEATALAGAIK; from the coding sequence ATGAAAAAAATTATTGCAGTTACCGGCTGCCCTACCGGTATTGCGCATACTTTTATGGCTGAAGAAGCCTTAAAAACTGCAGCAAAGAAATTAAATGTCGAAATTAAAGTCGAAACAAACGGCGCTTCCGGTGTTGAAAATGCCATTACGTCAGAAGATCTAAAAGATATTTATGGCGTTATTATTGCCGCTGATAAAGATGTTAATGCCGAGAGATTTAACGGACTACCCGTCATTGAAGTTCCGGTTAAAGAAGCCATTCATCATCCTGCCGATTTAATTAATAAAGTGATCAGCGGCCAGGCGACGCGTCGTCAGGGTATTTCCTCCACACAAGAATCAACGGAGAAATACGAGCAGGAATCATTCGGTCGCCAGGTTTATAAGCACCTGATGAGCGGCGTTTCTAACATGCTGCCGTTTGTTGTCGCCGGGGGGATCCTGATTGCTATCTCCTTCCTGTGGGGTATTTACTCCGCGGACCCTAATTCGCCGCAATATAACGTTATCGCCGCTACGCTGATGAAGGTGGGCCAGCAGGCCTTCTCGATCATGGTGCCAATTTTCACCGCGTATATTGCCTGGTCGATTTCCGGACGTCCCGGCATGGTGGCCGGCTTCGTCGGCGGACTGCTGGCCAACGCGACCGGCGCGGGCTTTCTCGGCGGGATCATCGCTGGTTTCGCCGCCGGTTACTTTATGCTGCTCATCCGCAATATGCTCAACGGCCTGCCGCGCCAGTATGAGGGGCTGAAGTCGATCTTTATTATGCCGCTGGTCGGCGTGCTGGTGATTGGCGTGATGATGGTGCTGCTGGGGCAACCTGTCGCCGCTATCAATAACGCGATGATGAACTGGCTGAGCTCATTACAGGAAGCGAACCCGATTCTGCTGGGTATTGTGGTCGGCGCAATGTGCTCCTTCGACTTCGGCGGTCCGGTCAATAAAGCGGCCTACGTCACCGGGACGCTGCTGCTTGGTCAGGGCAACTACTTCTTTATGGCTGGGGTTTCCGCAGCCTGCATCACGCCGCCGCTGGTTATCGCTCTGGCGACGACCTTCTTCCCGAAAGGCTTCAGCGAAGAAGAACGCGCCGCCGGGATGGTCAACTATATCCTCGGCTGTACCCATATTACCGAAGGCGCTATTCCTTTCGCCGCGAAAGACCCTTTACGCGTCATTCCCATGATGATGATCGCCTCATCCATCTCAGCGGTACTGAGCTATAGCCTGCAAATCCAGGTTCCCGCTCCGCACGGCGGCTTCCTGATCCTGCCGCTGGTGAGTAAACCGCTGATGTGGGTACTGTGTATTCTCGCCGGTTCCGCCTGCGGCGCGGTCATGCTGGGATGCTGGAGGCTTTGGCAGAAACGCACCCAGGAAGCGACGGCGCTTGCCGGTGCCATCAAATAA
- a CDS encoding sugar kinase: MNVTICTIGELLVEFLAKEENQGFSRPGEFWGPYPSGAPAIFADQVAKLGFGSVLFSCVGNDAFGEMNIARLDADGVNVNGIAILQKATTGSAFVSYRSQAQRDFIFNMPNSACGLLTADHIDERLLGQCNHFHIMGSSLFSFRMIDAMRKAIENIKARNGTVSFDPNIRKEMLNIPEMSQAFEYILDYTDIFLPSDGELDYFGLNPGRDEQVLVDKLLKRGVKHVVIKRGPRGASYFSAQKTHHVAGFNVPVVDPTGAGDCFGATFVSLFLSGASPQEALKWANASGSLAIAQRGPMEGTSTKAQIEAFLKAYK; this comes from the coding sequence ATGAACGTGACCATTTGCACCATCGGCGAACTACTGGTGGAGTTTCTGGCAAAAGAAGAAAACCAGGGTTTTTCTCGCCCGGGAGAGTTTTGGGGGCCATATCCCAGCGGCGCTCCGGCAATTTTTGCCGACCAGGTGGCAAAGCTGGGGTTTGGTTCGGTGCTTTTCAGCTGCGTCGGCAATGATGCGTTTGGCGAAATGAATATCGCGCGACTGGATGCCGATGGCGTTAATGTCAACGGTATCGCCATACTGCAAAAAGCGACTACTGGCAGTGCTTTTGTAAGCTATCGGAGTCAGGCACAGCGCGATTTTATTTTTAATATGCCGAATAGTGCCTGTGGTCTGTTAACCGCCGACCATATTGATGAACGCCTGCTTGGACAGTGCAATCATTTTCACATTATGGGTTCCTCGCTGTTTTCGTTTCGCATGATCGATGCGATGCGTAAGGCGATTGAAAATATCAAAGCGCGCAACGGCACGGTTTCGTTCGATCCGAATATTCGTAAAGAGATGCTCAATATTCCTGAAATGTCGCAGGCCTTTGAATATATTCTCGATTACACGGATATTTTCCTGCCAAGCGATGGTGAGCTGGATTACTTTGGCCTCAACCCGGGGCGCGATGAGCAAGTGCTGGTGGATAAACTGTTAAAGCGCGGCGTCAAGCACGTGGTGATTAAACGTGGCCCGCGCGGCGCGAGCTATTTCAGCGCTCAGAAAACGCATCATGTTGCGGGTTTTAATGTTCCGGTTGTGGACCCAACGGGGGCGGGCGACTGTTTCGGTGCAACCTTTGTCAGCTTGTTCCTGTCCGGCGCATCGCCGCAGGAAGCGTTGAAATGGGCCAATGCCAGCGGTTCACTGGCGATCGCTCAGCGCGGACCAATGGAAGGGACGTCGACGAAAGCGCAGATAGAGGCGTTTCTTAAAGCTTATAAGTAA
- a CDS encoding DeoR/GlpR family DNA-binding transcription regulator has translation MDIAEIVRKNGEIKVDDLAEMLAVSGVTIRNDLNYLEQQGYLKRSFGGAIYTSQAGAPIALTQETSVATDKALETEMARQIAAQIEDSETLFLGQGSILRKVIPFLAGYDELCLLLNDLAHVPLAQEFLNGETVLLGGVLGGNGKIVEGDLALSALGHYRPSRALVAVDHIAEDGTLSVRQEANARLLSEAVAQSERVIAVVANRPVYGDKRYAMGDLRQISGIVTPQVVAAEYHARLLAAGLTNSYTNNECLTWLNPALQKAK, from the coding sequence TTGGACATCGCTGAGATCGTGCGCAAGAACGGAGAGATTAAAGTCGACGATCTGGCTGAAATGCTGGCCGTTTCCGGGGTGACGATTCGTAATGACCTGAATTACCTCGAACAGCAGGGCTACCTGAAGCGCTCTTTTGGCGGCGCAATATACACGTCTCAGGCGGGGGCTCCGATCGCCCTGACTCAGGAGACTTCCGTGGCGACGGACAAGGCGCTGGAGACTGAAATGGCTCGCCAGATCGCCGCACAGATCGAAGATAGCGAGACGCTTTTTCTGGGGCAGGGATCGATCCTACGCAAAGTGATCCCCTTTCTTGCGGGTTATGACGAACTCTGCCTGCTATTAAACGATTTGGCGCATGTTCCGCTGGCGCAGGAGTTTCTGAATGGTGAAACCGTACTGCTCGGGGGCGTGCTGGGGGGAAATGGCAAAATCGTGGAAGGCGACCTGGCGCTGAGCGCGCTGGGCCATTATCGCCCCTCACGAGCGCTGGTTGCCGTCGACCATATTGCTGAAGATGGCACCTTAAGCGTCAGACAAGAAGCCAACGCCCGCCTGCTGAGCGAAGCGGTGGCTCAAAGTGAGCGGGTCATTGCGGTAGTCGCTAATCGTCCGGTATATGGTGACAAGCGTTACGCGATGGGTGATTTACGGCAGATTAGCGGCATAGTCACGCCGCAGGTCGTTGCCGCGGAATATCATGCCCGACTTCTCGCCGCTGGACTGACGAATAGCTATACCAATAATGAGTGCCTGACATGGCTCAACCCTGCTTTGCAAAAGGCAAAGTAA
- a CDS encoding tagatose bisphosphate family class II aldolase encodes MYIISSKNMLLKAQRLGYAVPAFNIHNLETMQVVVETAAELRSPLILAGTPGTYSYAGTGNVVAIARDLAKIWDLPLAVHLDHHEDLTDITRKVQAGIRSVMIDGSHSPFEENVALVKSVVELSHRYDASVEAELGRLGGVEDDLVVDAKDALYTNPEQAREFVTRTGIDSLAVAIGTAHGMYAAEPKLDFDRLAAIRDRVDVPLVLHGASGLPDSDIRRAISLGVCKVNVATELKIAFSDALKQYFDENPDANDPRHYMKPAKAAMKDVVRKVIHVCGCEGQL; translated from the coding sequence ATGTACATTATCTCCAGTAAAAATATGCTGTTGAAAGCCCAGCGCCTCGGCTATGCGGTTCCGGCGTTTAATATCCACAACCTGGAAACGATGCAGGTCGTAGTAGAAACTGCTGCCGAACTGCGCTCTCCGCTGATCCTTGCAGGTACTCCGGGAACTTACAGCTATGCAGGAACCGGTAACGTGGTGGCGATCGCTCGCGATCTGGCTAAGATTTGGGATCTCCCGCTAGCGGTACACCTCGATCACCATGAAGATCTGACCGATATCACGCGTAAGGTACAGGCCGGTATCCGTTCGGTCATGATCGACGGTTCGCACTCGCCTTTTGAAGAGAACGTCGCATTAGTCAAGAGCGTGGTTGAACTGAGCCATCGCTATGATGCCAGCGTAGAAGCCGAGCTGGGTCGTCTGGGCGGCGTGGAAGATGACCTGGTTGTCGATGCAAAAGATGCGTTGTATACCAACCCGGAGCAGGCTCGCGAATTTGTCACTCGCACCGGCATCGACTCGCTGGCTGTAGCCATTGGTACGGCGCACGGCATGTATGCCGCGGAACCGAAGCTTGATTTTGACCGTCTCGCCGCCATTCGCGATCGCGTTGACGTGCCGCTGGTACTGCATGGCGCATCAGGTCTTCCGGATAGTGACATCCGCCGGGCAATTTCTCTGGGCGTATGCAAAGTCAACGTCGCCACCGAGTTGAAAATCGCCTTCTCCGACGCTCTGAAACAGTACTTCGATGAAAATCCAGACGCTAACGATCCGCGCCACTACATGAAACCTGCAAAAGCAGCGATGAAAGATGTGGTACGCAAAGTTATTCACGTTTGCGGCTGTGAAGGGCAACTGTAA
- the garP gene encoding galactarate/glucarate/glycerate transporter GarP: protein MSVDAAIEQKKGMPTRYLILLIIFIVTAVNYADRATLSIAGTEVAKELQLSAISMGYIFSAFGWAYLLMQIPGGWLLDKFGSKKVYTYSLFFWSLFTFLQGFVDVFPLAWAGISMFIMRFMLGFSEAPSFPANARIVAAWFPTKERGTASAIFNSAQYFSLALFSPLLGWLTFAWGWEHVFTVMGVIGFVLTGLWVKFVHNPTDHPRMTKEELKFISENGAVVDMDHKKPGSAAASGPKLHYIKQLLTNRMMLGVFFGQYFINTITWFFLTWFPIYLVQEKGMSILKVGLVASIPALCGFAGGVLGGVFSDYLIKRGFSITVARKLPIVLGMLLASTIILCNYTDNTVLVVSLMALAFFGKGFGALGWPVISDTAPKEIVGLCGGVFNVFGNVASIVTPLVIGYLVSELHSFNAALVFVGCSALMAMVCYLFIVGDIKRMELQK, encoded by the coding sequence ATGAGTGTGGATGCAGCAATAGAGCAGAAAAAGGGTATGCCAACCCGATATTTAATTCTGTTGATAATATTTATTGTTACTGCCGTTAACTATGCAGACCGTGCGACGCTATCTATTGCCGGTACCGAAGTGGCGAAAGAGTTGCAGCTGAGTGCAATTTCAATGGGTTATATTTTCTCCGCTTTCGGTTGGGCCTATTTGCTGATGCAAATTCCAGGCGGCTGGCTGCTGGACAAATTTGGCTCGAAGAAAGTCTACACCTACAGCCTGTTCTTCTGGTCGCTGTTTACCTTCCTGCAAGGCTTTGTGGATGTATTTCCGCTGGCCTGGGCGGGTATCTCAATGTTTATCATGCGTTTTATGCTGGGCTTCTCGGAAGCACCTTCTTTCCCGGCAAACGCCCGTATCGTTGCAGCCTGGTTCCCGACCAAAGAACGCGGTACCGCATCCGCTATCTTTAACTCCGCACAATATTTTTCTCTGGCGCTGTTCTCTCCGTTGCTGGGCTGGCTGACTTTTGCCTGGGGCTGGGAACATGTGTTTACCGTCATGGGTGTGATTGGTTTTGTCCTGACCGGTCTGTGGGTTAAGTTCGTTCACAACCCAACCGACCATCCGCGGATGACCAAAGAAGAGCTGAAGTTTATCTCTGAGAACGGCGCAGTTGTCGATATGGATCATAAAAAGCCGGGTAGTGCAGCGGCCAGCGGTCCTAAACTTCACTATATCAAGCAGCTGTTGACCAACCGCATGATGCTGGGCGTGTTCTTCGGCCAATATTTTATCAACACCATCACCTGGTTCTTCCTCACCTGGTTCCCGATTTATCTGGTGCAGGAAAAGGGGATGTCGATTCTGAAAGTGGGTCTGGTGGCATCTATTCCAGCGCTGTGCGGCTTTGCCGGCGGGGTGCTGGGTGGAGTGTTCTCCGACTATCTGATTAAACGTGGTTTTTCTATCACCGTGGCGCGTAAGCTGCCGATTGTCCTCGGAATGCTGCTGGCCTCGACCATCATTCTGTGCAACTACACCGATAATACCGTGTTGGTGGTGAGCCTGATGGCACTGGCCTTCTTTGGCAAAGGATTTGGCGCACTGGGCTGGCCGGTGATTTCCGATACCGCTCCGAAAGAGATTGTTGGTCTGTGCGGCGGTGTATTTAACGTATTTGGTAACGTCGCTTCCATCGTAACTCCGCTGGTTATTGGTTACCTGGTGAGCGAGCTGCATTCATTCAACGCAGCGCTGGTCTTCGTAGGATGTTCGGCTCTGATGGCGATGGTTTGCTATCTGTTTATTGTCGGCGACATCAAACGTATGGAACTGCAGAAATAA
- the pfkB gene encoding 1-phosphofructokinase has product MIHTLTLNTAIDMNIFCDPLKPSAVNRTRHTEYCPNGKGVNVSLILNHYQQPTHVMGIFGGFTGRYIVEELRQQKIKVTPAWVSEPTRINIFINDGTDEYKLVNPGAKIDDDCKQQVIHHLECVSAGDYLVISGSLPPGIESRFYGEIIELCQQKGCEIILDISHPVLRQLLELRPLLIKPNDDELREIFSLDVSNHQQVREAMHTLHQLGARNVLLTMGAEGLYFSDSESVWFCSAPKIDLVSSACAGDAALGAFLSKWLNEEDVTHALALASATGADVAGSAGLGKLQRTDELLQQIQVVQL; this is encoded by the coding sequence GTGATCCATACCCTGACACTCAACACTGCGATCGATATGAATATCTTTTGCGATCCGCTGAAGCCTTCGGCAGTGAACCGAACCCGGCATACAGAATATTGCCCAAACGGTAAGGGAGTTAATGTCTCACTGATATTAAATCACTATCAGCAACCCACTCACGTTATGGGCATTTTCGGCGGTTTCACTGGCCGTTATATTGTGGAAGAGTTACGTCAGCAGAAAATTAAAGTCACGCCAGCATGGGTCTCTGAGCCAACCAGAATTAATATTTTCATTAATGATGGCACCGATGAATATAAGCTGGTGAATCCCGGAGCAAAAATTGATGATGATTGTAAGCAGCAGGTTATTCATCACCTGGAATGCGTTTCCGCTGGGGATTATTTAGTCATTAGCGGCAGCCTTCCTCCGGGAATTGAAAGCCGGTTTTATGGCGAGATTATTGAATTATGCCAGCAGAAAGGTTGCGAAATTATTCTCGATATCAGCCATCCGGTCCTGCGCCAGTTGCTGGAATTACGGCCGTTGCTGATCAAGCCTAACGATGACGAGCTGCGGGAAATCTTCAGTCTCGATGTCAGTAACCACCAGCAGGTGCGGGAGGCAATGCATACGCTGCACCAGCTCGGCGCTCGCAACGTGCTGTTAACGATGGGTGCCGAGGGTCTCTACTTTTCTGATAGTGAAAGCGTGTGGTTCTGCTCCGCACCCAAAATAGACCTGGTCAGTTCCGCCTGTGCCGGTGATGCCGCACTAGGCGCTTTTCTCAGTAAATGGCTTAATGAAGAAGACGTCACCCACGCTCTGGCATTAGCCAGCGCCACCGGCGCTGACGTTGCTGGTTCCGCCGGATTAGGAAAATTACAACGCACAGACGAATTATTACAGCAGATTCAAGTCGTCCAATTATAA